The proteins below come from a single Oerskovia jenensis genomic window:
- the prmC gene encoding peptide chain release factor N(5)-glutamine methyltransferase: MPDDVSRLVREAAARLARAGIDTPRVDAELLLAHAAGVPRERVVSAAVLGRPVSSLLLGTAGERPTAPSPAGSAGPAGSTGPAGTTGPVAHRGAGPSTVRTSSAVLDELARLLDARARRVPLQHLTGTAPFRHLDLVVGPGVFVPRPETEQVAQVAIDEAFAAVARGSQAPVVVDLCTGSGAIALALATEVPGARVHAVELDRDAHAWAERNVTRAHEASGAVVHLVRGDARTALVELDGTCDVVVSNPPYVPPDAVPRDPEVALHDPQVALYGLGEDGLEVPRGVTRAAARLLAPGGLYVMEHAEVQAEAARDMVAAVGGFEDVRTASDLTGRPRMVVARRSRTTSERDPAPADPSDMED; the protein is encoded by the coding sequence CTGCCCGACGACGTCTCTCGCCTCGTGCGCGAGGCCGCGGCCCGCCTGGCCCGGGCCGGGATCGACACGCCCCGCGTCGACGCCGAGCTGCTCCTCGCGCACGCCGCGGGTGTGCCGCGCGAGCGGGTCGTCTCGGCGGCGGTGCTGGGACGACCGGTGTCCTCGCTGCTGCTCGGGACCGCGGGCGAGCGCCCGACGGCCCCCTCGCCGGCCGGGTCCGCGGGGCCGGCCGGGTCCACGGGGCCGGCCGGGACCACCGGGCCCGTGGCGCACCGGGGCGCGGGACCGTCGACCGTCCGCACCTCCTCGGCCGTGCTCGACGAGCTGGCCCGGCTGCTCGACGCCCGCGCCCGGCGCGTCCCCCTCCAGCACCTCACGGGCACGGCCCCCTTCCGGCACCTCGACCTCGTCGTGGGGCCCGGCGTGTTCGTCCCGCGTCCCGAGACCGAGCAGGTCGCGCAGGTCGCGATCGACGAGGCGTTCGCGGCCGTCGCGCGGGGCTCGCAGGCACCGGTCGTCGTGGACCTGTGCACCGGGTCGGGCGCGATCGCTCTGGCCCTGGCGACCGAGGTCCCGGGCGCCCGCGTGCACGCGGTCGAGCTCGACCGCGACGCGCACGCCTGGGCCGAGCGCAACGTGACCCGTGCGCACGAGGCGAGCGGCGCCGTCGTGCACCTGGTCCGGGGGGACGCACGCACCGCGCTCGTCGAGCTCGACGGGACGTGCGACGTCGTCGTGTCCAACCCCCCCTACGTGCCGCCCGACGCGGTCCCGCGCGACCCCGAGGTCGCGCTGCACGATCCCCAGGTCGCGCTCTACGGGCTCGGCGAGGACGGCCTCGAGGTGCCCCGCGGCGTGACCCGTGCGGCCGCGCGCCTCCTGGCCCCCGGCGGCCTCTACGTCATGGAGCACGCCGAGGTCCAGGCGGAGGCCGCGCGCGACATGGTCGCCGCGGTCGGCGGCTTCGAGGACGTCAGGACCGCCAGCGACCTCACGGGCAGGCCGCGTATGGTCGTGGCCCGACGCTCGCGGACGACGAGCGAGCGAGATCCCGCACCAGCGGACCCTTCGGACATGGAAGACTGA
- a CDS encoding L-threonylcarbamoyladenylate synthase: protein MHPVTDPNTWGPSIDEAVNAVSRGGLVVLPTDTVYGIGADAFDAEAVTALLAAKGRGRQMPPPVLVPDLRTLDGLATEVPDDARALVEAFWPGGFTIILTAQPSLAWDLGETHGTVALRMPDHPAALALLRRTGPLAVSSANSTGLPAALEVADAQVQLRESVAVYLDGGTAPGGVASTIVDATGPHLRVVREGAVSLERLREVAPVLGIGEEPDEAADEPADVSDDRTGSDPDVDADGAPTDASAPPARTPHPETTVTTSGPEANGG from the coding sequence GTGCACCCCGTCACCGACCCGAACACCTGGGGCCCTTCGATCGACGAGGCGGTGAACGCCGTCTCGCGCGGCGGCCTCGTGGTCCTGCCGACCGACACCGTCTACGGGATCGGGGCGGACGCGTTCGACGCCGAGGCCGTCACGGCCCTCCTGGCCGCGAAGGGGCGCGGGCGGCAGATGCCCCCGCCCGTCCTCGTCCCCGACCTGCGGACCCTCGACGGGCTCGCGACCGAGGTGCCCGACGACGCGCGTGCCCTCGTCGAGGCGTTCTGGCCCGGAGGCTTCACCATCATCCTGACCGCCCAGCCCTCGCTCGCGTGGGACCTCGGCGAGACGCACGGGACCGTCGCGCTGCGCATGCCGGACCACCCGGCCGCGCTCGCCCTGCTGCGCCGCACGGGGCCGCTCGCCGTCTCGAGCGCCAACTCGACGGGCCTGCCCGCCGCGCTCGAGGTCGCCGACGCGCAGGTCCAGCTCCGGGAGTCCGTCGCGGTCTACCTCGACGGCGGCACCGCGCCCGGGGGAGTGGCCTCGACCATCGTCGACGCGACGGGGCCGCACCTGCGGGTCGTGCGCGAGGGCGCGGTCTCGCTCGAGCGGCTGCGTGAGGTCGCGCCGGTCCTCGGGATCGGCGAGGAGCCGGACGAGGCCGCGGACGAGCCCGCCGACGTCTCCGACGACCGGACGGGCTCGGACCCGGACGTGGACGCCGATGGTGCGCCGACCGACGCGTCCGCGCCCCCTGCCCGGACCCCCCACCCCGAGACGACCGTGACGACGAGCGGCCCGGAGGCGAACGGCGGGTGA
- the prfA gene encoding peptide chain release factor 1, translating into MTESFAAVEHLLAEHAEIETLLADPAVHADAGRARTLGRRYAELGQVVAAYRAWRDATDDVEAATELAAEDSSFAAELPALQETAAAATEKLRRVLVPRDPDDGRDVILEIKAGEGGEESALFAGDLLRMYLRYAERRGWKTEIIEATDSDLGGYKDVQVAVKARAGATDPADGVWANLKYEGGVHRVQRVPVTESQGRIHTSAAGVLVFPEVEDAGEIEIDPNELRIDVYRSSGPGGQSVNTTDSAVRITHLPTGITVSMQNEKSQLQNREQAMRVLRARLLAARQEEEAAAANDLRRSQVRTVDRSERIRTYNYPENRIADHRTGYKAYNLDQVLDGDLEPVVRSAIDADEAARLAAAAS; encoded by the coding sequence GTGACCGAGTCCTTCGCCGCCGTCGAGCACCTGCTCGCCGAGCACGCCGAGATCGAGACGCTGCTCGCCGACCCCGCGGTCCACGCGGACGCCGGCAGGGCGCGCACGCTCGGGCGCCGCTACGCCGAGCTGGGACAGGTCGTCGCGGCGTACCGCGCGTGGCGGGACGCGACCGACGACGTCGAGGCCGCGACCGAGCTCGCCGCCGAGGACAGCTCGTTCGCCGCGGAGCTGCCGGCGCTCCAGGAGACGGCTGCGGCCGCGACCGAGAAGCTGCGCCGGGTCCTGGTGCCGCGCGACCCCGACGACGGGCGCGACGTGATCCTCGAGATCAAGGCGGGCGAGGGCGGCGAGGAGTCCGCGCTGTTCGCGGGCGACCTGCTGCGCATGTACCTGCGCTACGCCGAGCGCCGCGGCTGGAAGACCGAGATCATCGAGGCCACGGACTCGGACCTGGGCGGCTACAAGGACGTCCAGGTCGCGGTCAAGGCGCGGGCCGGTGCGACCGACCCCGCCGACGGGGTGTGGGCCAACCTCAAGTACGAGGGCGGCGTCCACCGCGTCCAGCGCGTGCCCGTGACCGAGTCGCAGGGCCGCATCCACACCTCGGCCGCGGGCGTGCTCGTGTTCCCCGAGGTCGAGGACGCGGGCGAGATCGAGATCGACCCGAACGAGCTGCGCATCGACGTGTACCGGTCCTCGGGCCCGGGCGGGCAGTCGGTCAACACGACCGACTCGGCGGTGCGCATCACGCACCTGCCCACGGGCATCACGGTCTCGATGCAGAACGAGAAGTCCCAGCTCCAGAACCGCGAGCAGGCCATGCGCGTGCTGCGCGCCCGGCTCCTGGCCGCGCGCCAGGAGGAGGAGGCCGCCGCGGCGAACGACCTGCGCCGCTCCCAGGTCCGCACCGTGGACCGCTCCGAGCGCATCCGGACGTACAACTACCCGGAGAACCGGATCGCGGACCACCGCACGGGCTACAAGGCGTACAACCTGGACCAGGTCCTCGACGGTGACCTCGAGCCGGTCGTCCGCTCGGCGATCGACGCCGACGAGGCGGCACGCCTCGCCGCAGCGGCGTCGTGA
- a CDS encoding MraY family glycosyltransferase, producing MRVYLLVLLIAAAVTYLLTPLAYWVAARTGAITAVRDRDVHTIPTARLGGLAMTAGIIVAVAFASQMPFLEGVFAIDDRAWAIVGGALIVCLLGVADDIWDLDWMTKLAGQVLAALFVAWQGVQLVTFPINGLVIGSSRLSLIVTVLVIVVAMNAVNFVDGLDGLAAGLIAIGGGAYFVYTYSLTTVASPTDYSNLATLIMAALVGICLGFLPHNFHPARIFMGDSGSMVLGLVLGSAVIVVTGSIDTGMASDPSRQRELIPILLPLAVILLPLLDMVLAVVRRVGTGKSPFHPDRLHLHHRLLTLGHSHRRAVIIMYVWTAVFAFGAVALVKWPAENVAIGLVVAIVVAAILTLGPLRTRGRFLDDDAVTAPEGIPSAVPPRRVAAASGASQVVPAPAPTELPTDPRRAHPEGTSR from the coding sequence GTGAGGGTCTATCTGCTCGTCCTGCTGATCGCAGCGGCGGTCACCTACCTCCTCACGCCGCTCGCGTACTGGGTCGCGGCGAGGACCGGAGCGATCACCGCGGTCCGTGACCGTGACGTGCACACCATCCCCACGGCCCGCCTGGGCGGGCTCGCGATGACGGCGGGCATCATCGTGGCCGTGGCTTTCGCGTCGCAGATGCCCTTCCTCGAAGGCGTCTTCGCGATCGACGACAGGGCGTGGGCGATCGTCGGCGGTGCGCTCATCGTGTGCCTGCTGGGCGTCGCGGACGACATCTGGGACCTCGACTGGATGACCAAGCTCGCGGGCCAGGTCCTCGCGGCGCTGTTCGTCGCCTGGCAGGGCGTGCAGCTCGTGACCTTCCCCATCAACGGGCTGGTGATCGGCTCGTCGAGGCTCTCGCTCATCGTCACCGTCCTCGTCATCGTGGTCGCGATGAACGCCGTGAACTTCGTGGACGGTCTCGACGGACTGGCCGCGGGCCTCATCGCGATCGGTGGCGGCGCCTACTTCGTCTACACGTACAGCCTGACGACCGTGGCGAGCCCCACGGACTACTCGAACCTCGCGACCTTGATCATGGCGGCCCTCGTCGGCATCTGTCTCGGTTTCCTGCCGCACAACTTCCATCCCGCCCGCATCTTCATGGGCGACTCCGGCTCCATGGTGCTCGGGCTCGTGCTCGGGTCCGCCGTGATCGTCGTCACCGGGAGCATCGACACCGGGATGGCCTCCGACCCGAGCCGTCAGCGCGAGCTCATCCCCATCCTCCTGCCGCTCGCGGTCATCCTGCTCCCGCTGCTCGACATGGTCCTCGCCGTGGTCCGCCGGGTGGGCACGGGCAAGTCGCCCTTCCACCCGGACCGGCTCCACCTGCACCACCGGCTCCTGACGCTCGGCCACTCGCACCGCCGCGCGGTGATCATCATGTACGTGTGGACCGCGGTCTTCGCGTTCGGGGCCGTCGCGCTCGTGAAGTGGCCCGCGGAGAACGTCGCGATCGGGCTGGTCGTGGCGATCGTCGTGGCGGCGATCCTCACGCTCGGCCCCCTGCGTACGCGCGGCAGGTTCCTCGACGACGACGCGGTGACCGCGCCCGAGGGCATCCCGTCGGCCGTGCCGCCCCGACGCGTCGCGGCGGCCAGCGGCGCCTC